A genomic window from Deinococcus detaillensis includes:
- a CDS encoding heparan-alpha-glucosaminide N-acetyltransferase domain-containing protein codes for MSAPTSEQAELTGSGERFPDTAPEPATSPELTAPSPPQELEFGQAAAPTVKRRLVALDAWRGMTILLMLLVNNVSLGQYTPAQLVHASWDGGLTLTDLVFPWFLFCAGASIPFSLGRRTESRWWPNQDTIIKLFQRAIPLYLVGALLTSVENKSLIWGLGVLQLIALASLCAGLFARFPSLWRLGVALGLLLVYRFFLLSAPFSETENAVQQLNDLFLSGIGLRGLTSVIPATALVLLGSVAAQPLRDKKREVPLLLALGVALTAAGWLTADSLGFNKAVWTPSYILYSAGLGTLGMLAFYLIGDTRRGQFAWLLSPFTVAGRNSLWAYVFPILLKLWILNIWQVNWTGQQRSILASLLTLAQRQFGVQGGGWLYTLGYVGAVWLALWVLARRNFIWKL; via the coding sequence ATGAGTGCGCCCACTTCTGAGCAAGCTGAACTTACGGGCAGCGGCGAGCGGTTCCCCGACACTGCGCCTGAGCCGGCCACCAGTCCAGAACTCACGGCCCCGTCGCCACCCCAGGAACTGGAATTCGGGCAAGCCGCCGCGCCCACCGTTAAGCGCCGCTTGGTGGCGCTAGACGCTTGGCGCGGCATGACCATTTTGCTGATGTTGCTGGTCAACAACGTGTCGCTGGGCCAGTACACCCCCGCCCAGCTCGTCCACGCTTCTTGGGACGGGGGCCTGACGCTGACCGATTTGGTGTTTCCGTGGTTTCTCTTCTGCGCGGGCGCGTCTATTCCGTTCTCGCTGGGCAGGCGCACCGAGAGCCGCTGGTGGCCCAACCAAGACACCATCATCAAGCTGTTTCAGCGGGCCATTCCGCTGTACTTGGTGGGAGCGCTGCTGACCAGCGTGGAAAATAAAAGCCTGATCTGGGGACTGGGCGTGCTGCAACTCATCGCGCTGGCTTCGCTGTGCGCCGGACTGTTCGCCCGTTTTCCGTCACTGTGGCGGCTGGGGGTGGCGCTGGGGCTGCTGCTCGTCTACCGATTTTTCCTGCTCAGCGCTCCGTTTAGCGAAACCGAAAATGCCGTGCAGCAGCTCAATGACTTGTTTCTGAGTGGTATTGGTCTGCGCGGTCTGACTTCGGTGATTCCGGCCACTGCCCTGGTTCTGCTCGGCAGCGTGGCGGCTCAGCCCCTGCGCGACAAGAAACGCGAAGTGCCGCTGCTGCTGGCGCTCGGCGTCGCGCTGACGGCGGCAGGCTGGCTGACAGCAGATTCGCTGGGCTTCAACAAAGCGGTCTGGACGCCCTCCTACATCCTGTATTCCGCCGGACTCGGCACGCTGGGGATGCTGGCCTTTTATTTGATTGGCGATACCCGCCGGGGCCAATTTGCTTGGCTGCTCAGCCCTTTCACAGTCGCGGGACGAAACTCTTTGTGGGCTTACGTCTTTCCGATTTTGCTCAAGCTGTGGATTCTCAACATTTGGCAAGTCAATTGGACGGGTCAGCAACGCAGCATCTTGGCCTCGCTGCTGACCCTCGCACAACGGCAGTTTGGTGTTCAGGGCGGCGGCTGGCTGTACACCTTGGGCTACGTGGGCGCGGTTTGGCTGGCGCTGTGGGTGCTGGCGCGGCGCAATTTCATCTGGAAACTTTAA
- a CDS encoding CAP domain-containing protein, with translation MKLHLLALLALLPLSQSHAAGSESALLSGINALRAQGISCAGVSRPRSAPLTWTATNSSAARLQASYMAQTGRVSHTGAGGTSPRVRAASTGVRGPNMSEIIYLNVGLNASQAVNWWRNSPVHCYALTNPAYTKAGMSIVRAGRGTAYVMVLSN, from the coding sequence ATGAAGTTGCATTTGCTGGCGTTACTGGCGCTCCTCCCGCTGAGTCAAAGCCACGCTGCCGGTTCAGAATCGGCGCTGCTGAGCGGCATCAATGCCCTGCGTGCCCAGGGCATTTCCTGCGCGGGAGTCTCTCGCCCCCGCAGCGCCCCGCTGACCTGGACAGCCACCAACAGCAGCGCGGCCCGTTTACAGGCCAGCTACATGGCCCAGACCGGGCGCGTCAGCCACACCGGAGCCGGCGGCACTTCGCCGCGTGTACGGGCCGCTTCGACCGGTGTGCGCGGCCCCAACATGAGCGAAATCATTTATCTGAATGTGGGTCTGAACGCTTCTCAAGCCGTGAACTGGTGGCGCAACTCGCCGGTTCACTGCTACGCCCTGACCAATCCGGCCTACACCAAAGCGGGTATGAGCATCGTGCGGGCCGGGCGCGGCACAGCCTATGTGATGGTGCTGAGCAACTGA
- a CDS encoding carbohydrate ABC transporter permease: MTTSPKTDPTTSPQAAQLRAQRRRRTRLHNFAAYTVLTVIALVMLYPFYWTLITSLEPTGNIYEAKLLPSGVSLKNYAAVLSGTTVPFLRMVLNSVVICTVGVIASVTFAALAAYPLAKMRFPGRDLIFYAILALVVLPNEAGLIVNYITTIKLGLLEQRGPVWDTITQYAAIVLPSVASIIGLFLIRQAYMGVPIELIEAARIDGAKELTIWRRIMLPLSMPTIAAFAILEFVALWNSFLWARILPLDPQMLPLSAGLLELSGTFATNSRATMAGAVLVIIPILIVFASLQRYFMKGIEGAVKG, from the coding sequence ATGACCACTTCTCCCAAGACTGACCCCACCACTTCGCCCCAAGCCGCCCAGCTCAGAGCACAGCGGCGGCGGCGCACGCGCCTGCACAACTTCGCGGCCTATACGGTGCTGACCGTCATCGCGCTGGTGATGCTCTACCCGTTTTACTGGACGCTGATTACCAGCCTGGAGCCGACCGGCAACATCTACGAAGCCAAGCTGCTGCCCAGCGGTGTGAGTTTGAAGAATTACGCGGCAGTGCTGAGCGGCACCACCGTTCCCTTTTTGCGGATGGTGCTCAACAGCGTCGTGATTTGCACGGTGGGTGTGATCGCCAGCGTCACTTTTGCGGCGCTGGCAGCTTACCCACTCGCCAAGATGCGCTTTCCGGGCCGCGATCTGATTTTTTACGCCATTCTCGCTCTAGTGGTACTGCCCAACGAAGCAGGACTGATCGTCAATTACATCACCACCATCAAGCTGGGCCTCTTGGAGCAGCGCGGCCCCGTCTGGGACACCATTACCCAGTACGCCGCCATCGTGCTGCCGAGCGTGGCGAGCATTATCGGGCTGTTTCTGATTCGTCAGGCGTATATGGGCGTGCCGATAGAACTGATCGAGGCCGCCCGCATCGACGGCGCAAAAGAGCTGACCATCTGGCGGCGGATCATGTTGCCGCTCTCGATGCCGACCATCGCGGCGTTTGCCATTCTAGAATTCGTGGCGCTGTGGAACAGCTTTCTGTGGGCGCGGATTTTGCCGCTCGACCCGCAAATGCTGCCACTCTCAGCAGGACTGCTGGAACTCTCCGGCACTTTTGCGACCAATAGCCGAGCGACGATGGCGGGCGCGGTGCTGGTCATCATCCCCATTCTGATCGTGTTCGCCTCACTGCAACGCTACTTTATGAAGGGGATTGAAGGCGCGGTGAAGGGGTAA
- a CDS encoding DUF4394 domain-containing protein has product MNKIILPSAALFAALSLAACTSLPVPKPDPKPNVPAAPQGRLVYGLTSSGQLAKFGADNASASLTTTSITGLGSGETLADIDFNTNGGLLTGLTTNGKLYTINTDSGAATFTVSAAAPGVGTPQVIDFNPAAQRLRVLSAGDINYRLTPATTAATSGTVTADGTLTFLSTDANTGKNPNLVAAAYTNSFKDFKPDGTTSTTTLYSVDADLDILVKHTSAADAAGTFSILNTIGALGVDATANTGFDIYGLDEAYLSVSAGTSTTLYSLNLATGAATLKTIIPSLTLRSVAVVLPTK; this is encoded by the coding sequence ATGAACAAAATTATTCTTCCGTCTGCTGCCCTTTTCGCCGCGCTGAGTTTGGCCGCTTGTACTTCTTTACCCGTGCCCAAGCCTGATCCCAAGCCCAACGTGCCCGCCGCGCCGCAGGGCCGCTTGGTCTACGGCCTGACCAGCAGCGGGCAGCTTGCCAAGTTCGGCGCAGACAACGCTAGCGCCAGCTTGACCACCACCAGCATCACCGGACTCGGCAGCGGCGAAACCCTGGCCGACATCGACTTCAACACCAATGGCGGCCTTCTCACCGGCCTGACCACCAACGGCAAGCTGTACACCATCAACACCGACAGCGGCGCGGCGACGTTTACCGTATCGGCGGCGGCTCCCGGCGTAGGAACGCCGCAAGTGATCGACTTCAACCCGGCGGCCCAGCGCCTGCGGGTTCTCTCGGCGGGCGACATCAACTACCGCCTGACCCCGGCCACCACCGCTGCCACGTCGGGCACAGTCACGGCTGACGGTACCCTCACCTTCCTGTCCACCGACGCCAACACCGGCAAAAACCCCAACTTGGTCGCCGCCGCCTACACCAACAGCTTCAAGGACTTCAAACCCGACGGCACGACCTCAACCACCACCCTCTACAGCGTGGACGCCGACCTCGATATCTTGGTCAAGCACACCAGCGCAGCGGACGCAGCAGGCACGTTCAGCATCCTGAACACGATAGGCGCGCTGGGCGTGGACGCCACTGCCAACACCGGCTTTGACATCTACGGCCTAGACGAAGCCTACCTGAGCGTCAGCGCCGGCACCTCCACCACGCTCTACAGCCTCAATTTGGCGACGGGCGCGGCCACTCTCAAGACGATCATCCCCAGCCTGACCCTGCGGAGCGTCGCGGTGGTGCTGCCCACCAAGTAA
- a CDS encoding polysaccharide deacetylase family protein, which produces MRKVNVLAALPLALLTLAYAQSPISIPARPLKLPGETQPIAPGTRRAAPIPEITLTPPMAQVLKIQYLSNGHIEAAGAVLLLQPNEVEQARQLAARVAARTLAARPSLSEVDVSVYNKVGYGGFGGPLPILTLSAPRGRISEVAAWAAGSATYDRAWEALGSVTPGSGDAGKIADKVREQTINFYGSVDQKLADARTRSASQIKGGIQDGLLYGGNILKPLAALTFDDAPHPMYEPLLLDLLRRGQVKATFFVIGRNARAYPYFVRDMVQQGHEVGNHTYHHVRLPPLSLNTAITEMSLTNQTLRRLTGQPIKYFRPPGGDYTPQTLDAARALGLTTVFWTDDPADFQNPGDAVLKSRFDRKLHPGGIVLLHDNAAETMNVFGDFLKYAKRRGVSLTTVSEMLAGKSAGLIKPASPIKGAKKVPNIDKLVQAH; this is translated from the coding sequence ATGCGCAAGGTCAATGTTCTAGCCGCTCTGCCACTGGCCCTGCTCACGCTGGCTTACGCCCAGAGTCCCATTTCCATTCCGGCCAGGCCCCTCAAATTGCCCGGTGAAACGCAGCCGATTGCGCCCGGCACCCGCCGCGCCGCGCCCATTCCCGAAATCACCCTGACCCCGCCGATGGCTCAGGTTCTGAAAATCCAGTACCTCAGCAACGGTCACATCGAAGCGGCGGGCGCGGTGCTGCTTTTGCAACCGAACGAAGTGGAGCAGGCCCGCCAATTGGCTGCTCGCGTCGCGGCCCGTACTCTCGCGGCGCGGCCCAGCCTCAGTGAAGTGGACGTGAGTGTGTACAACAAAGTGGGGTACGGCGGCTTCGGCGGCCCGCTGCCGATCTTGACGCTCAGCGCTCCGCGCGGCCGCATCAGTGAGGTCGCGGCCTGGGCGGCGGGCAGCGCCACTTATGACCGGGCCTGGGAAGCGCTGGGCAGTGTCACGCCCGGAAGTGGCGACGCCGGTAAAATCGCCGACAAGGTGCGCGAGCAGACCATCAACTTTTACGGCAGCGTGGATCAAAAGCTGGCCGACGCCCGTACCCGCAGCGCCAGCCAGATCAAGGGCGGCATCCAAGATGGCCTGCTCTACGGCGGCAATATCCTTAAGCCCCTTGCCGCCCTGACCTTTGACGACGCTCCCCACCCGATGTACGAGCCGCTGCTGCTGGATTTGCTGAGGCGCGGCCAGGTCAAGGCCACCTTCTTCGTGATTGGCCGCAACGCCCGCGCTTACCCGTATTTCGTGCGCGACATGGTGCAGCAGGGCCACGAAGTCGGCAACCACACCTACCACCACGTCCGGTTGCCGCCGCTGAGCCTCAATACCGCCATCACCGAGATGAGCCTGACCAACCAAACGCTGCGCCGCCTCACCGGGCAGCCCATCAAGTACTTCCGGCCCCCCGGCGGCGATTACACTCCTCAAACACTGGACGCGGCGCGGGCGCTGGGCCTGACCACCGTGTTCTGGACAGACGACCCCGCCGACTTTCAAAACCCCGGCGACGCGGTGCTGAAAAGCCGCTTTGACCGCAAGCTCCATCCCGGCGGCATCGTGCTGCTCCACGACAATGCGGCAGAGACCATGAACGTCTTCGGTGATTTTCTCAAGTATGCCAAGCGGCGCGGCGTCAGCCTGACCACCGTGAGCGAGATGCTCGCTGGCAAGAGCGCCGGGCTGATCAAGCCGGCGAGCCCAATAAAAGGCGCTAAGAAGGTGCCAAACATTGACAAGCTGGTGCAGGCCCACTAA
- a CDS encoding FAD-dependent oxidoreductase, with amino-acid sequence MTFPLSLPYTHLPRRWDVLIAGGGTAGAIAGIAAAREGAKVLVLEAQGSLGGTGTNAWVTPLMKNVSAGVNLNRGLTDQLKARLLSRGDGAHDKGGNDNWFNPEGLKYVLERMLIEAGGEVLYHTNVVAPILDEPSLDEHRLDAGRITSLVIHNKGGLQAISADTFIDATGDADVAAAAGVPFHAGDEDGLHQAMSLRFSLAGVDLEKLCAFLTQHGQWQESPRFMHFWMVWNKKSSLEPLFQQAISDGVLEERDGDYFQAFSVPGRAGELSFNCPRIRADLNDGANPWHLSAAQTDGRESIERLINFCRLYLAGCENAYLGTYAPMVGVRETRRIVGDYTLTLTDILECRKFEDSICKNHYPVDIHSVKGGAKLLHEREGTAPYFAADAYHEIPYRAIVPQGISNLLVPGRSASSSFEAQSSIRVQQNCHSMGEAAGVAAAWAARDYGGEVRRVGGAALRERLREWGANV; translated from the coding sequence GTGACCTTCCCGCTCAGCTTGCCCTACACCCACCTCCCCCGGCGCTGGGATGTGCTGATTGCGGGCGGCGGCACGGCGGGAGCCATTGCGGGTATCGCGGCAGCTCGTGAGGGCGCGAAAGTCTTGGTGCTGGAAGCGCAAGGCAGTCTGGGCGGCACCGGAACCAACGCTTGGGTCACGCCGCTGATGAAAAATGTCTCGGCGGGCGTCAACCTCAACCGGGGCCTGACCGATCAGCTCAAAGCCCGCCTGCTCTCACGCGGCGACGGCGCACACGACAAAGGCGGCAACGACAACTGGTTCAACCCCGAGGGCCTCAAGTACGTGCTGGAGCGGATGCTTATAGAGGCGGGCGGCGAAGTGCTGTATCACACCAACGTGGTCGCGCCTATTCTTGATGAACCTAGTCTTGATGAACACCGTCTGGACGCAGGGCGCATCACGTCGCTGGTCATTCATAACAAGGGCGGCTTGCAGGCCATCAGCGCGGACACCTTTATCGACGCCACCGGAGACGCGGACGTGGCGGCGGCGGCAGGTGTGCCCTTTCACGCCGGAGACGAAGACGGCCTGCACCAAGCCATGAGCCTGCGCTTTTCGCTGGCAGGGGTGGACTTAGAAAAGCTGTGCGCCTTCCTGACCCAACATGGCCAGTGGCAAGAATCGCCGCGCTTCATGCACTTCTGGATGGTCTGGAATAAGAAGAGCAGCTTGGAACCGCTGTTCCAGCAAGCCATTTCAGACGGCGTGCTGGAAGAACGCGACGGCGATTATTTTCAAGCCTTCAGCGTGCCGGGCCGGGCGGGTGAGCTGAGTTTCAATTGTCCGCGCATTCGGGCCGACCTCAACGACGGCGCGAATCCCTGGCATTTGTCAGCGGCGCAAACAGACGGACGGGAAAGCATTGAGCGGCTCATCAACTTTTGCCGTCTGTACTTGGCAGGCTGCGAGAACGCTTATCTAGGAACCTACGCCCCGATGGTCGGCGTGCGCGAAACGCGGCGCATCGTGGGCGACTACACGCTGACCCTCACCGACATTCTGGAATGCCGCAAATTTGAAGACAGCATCTGCAAAAACCACTACCCGGTGGACATTCACAGCGTCAAAGGCGGGGCCAAACTCCTCCACGAACGCGAAGGCACCGCGCCGTACTTTGCCGCCGACGCTTATCACGAGATTCCTTACCGCGCCATTGTGCCGCAGGGGATTTCAAATTTACTCGTGCCGGGCCGCTCGGCCAGCAGCAGCTTCGAGGCGCAGAGTTCGATTCGGGTGCAGCAAAACTGTCACAGCATGGGCGAAGCGGCGGGCGTGGCGGCGGCGTGGGCCGCGCGGGACTACGGCGGCGAAGTGCGGCGAGTTGGGGGCGCAGCTTTGCGGGAGCGGCTGCGCGAGTGGGGAGCCAACGTTTAA
- a CDS encoding alpha/beta hydrolase, translating into MTDDRTFSVDDPHAAPNIGGVPYSIERRTFARIPCLVERPSLPIRALLVVYHGAGAAKEGKLGVYSPLTAQGVAVIIPDAPLHGERALNQTGLNHREFVWESARRSVAEAEAFFTVLQDEFGKLPLLVAGSSMGGYVALTLARKEKRIGGAAALITSGVWEEPSVNAPGVRVFLEAQRPNTHTEGFAPTPLLLLSGDSDPTFPFEQHHAPTAAALARAYETAGCPEKFSARVYSGVGHYTSRKMRDDVVAWVTELLGA; encoded by the coding sequence ATGACCGATGACCGCACTTTTTCAGTGGACGACCCGCACGCCGCGCCCAACATCGGCGGCGTGCCGTACAGCATCGAGCGGCGCACCTTTGCCCGTATTCCGTGTTTGGTGGAGCGGCCCAGCCTGCCGATCCGTGCCCTGCTGGTGGTCTATCACGGCGCGGGCGCGGCCAAGGAAGGCAAGCTCGGCGTCTACTCGCCGCTGACCGCTCAGGGCGTGGCCGTCATCATCCCCGACGCGCCGCTGCACGGTGAGCGGGCGCTCAACCAGACGGGCCTCAACCACCGCGAGTTCGTCTGGGAAAGTGCCCGCCGCAGCGTGGCCGAGGCCGAGGCGTTTTTCACGGTGCTGCAAGACGAATTCGGCAAACTGCCTTTACTCGTGGCGGGCAGCAGCATGGGCGGCTACGTGGCGCTGACCCTCGCCCGCAAAGAAAAACGCATCGGCGGCGCGGCGGCGCTAATCACTTCCGGCGTCTGGGAAGAACCCAGCGTCAACGCTCCCGGCGTCCGCGTTTTTCTGGAAGCCCAGCGCCCCAATACCCACACCGAGGGCTTTGCGCCCACGCCTCTGCTGCTGCTCAGCGGCGACAGTGACCCGACTTTTCCTTTCGAGCAGCACCACGCCCCCACCGCCGCTGCCCTCGCGCGGGCTTACGAAACGGCGGGCTGCCCCGAGAAATTCAGCGCCCGCGTGTATTCGGGGGTGGGCCATTACACCAGCCGCAAGATGCGCGACGACGTGGTGGCGTGGGTGACGGAGCTGCTCGGGGCGTGA
- a CDS encoding DUF4127 family protein, producing MTRLLLIPPDTRPVTLSLPTLLAQMVGAEVGVPPQKALPFFFTPGDTGKLRQWLLKMAPSSDVLVVCLETLTLGGMIPARRVTDSLTEVLARLEVLNEIKTLNPVLKIYAFGVVVRVAHDNDPHEEKPYYGEWGHWLRAYGVAADRLARHGEGERPALEQARAALPPDILSDWLGTRQRNHALHLAALDLVEAGVIEHLCLTLDDTAEYGLAALDRRALEGQTDALDLWSQVDIYPGADEVPCALIARALSPEPQRAYVIYSGLNGQNAEMIYEDRPAGELVRAHLRAAGCRMADTPAEADFVLMVNTPGKRQANRQPDFASVDTAERHLPAFVDRLAEELAAGRRTVLADIAYPNGAERRLWAMLQGLPLAKLASYSAWNTAGNTLGSAVAFGKLSGNIVSRAAQVQALFSQMVDDALYQAFVRSEVRSKLDAPSPYDLGGQRAEAEAELQSIITSQIWALWERHFAGSGLKLDVGAAHLAWPRLFTGVFPLTVSE from the coding sequence GTGACGCGCCTACTGCTGATTCCGCCCGATACCCGCCCCGTGACCCTCAGCTTGCCGACTCTGCTGGCCCAGATGGTGGGCGCTGAAGTCGGCGTGCCGCCCCAAAAAGCCCTGCCATTTTTCTTCACGCCCGGCGATACCGGCAAATTGCGCCAGTGGCTGCTCAAGATGGCTCCCAGTTCGGACGTGCTGGTGGTCTGCTTGGAAACCCTGACCCTCGGTGGGATGATTCCGGCGCGGCGGGTCACGGACTCGCTAACGGAAGTGCTGGCACGATTAGAAGTACTGAACGAAATCAAGACGCTCAATCCGGTTCTCAAGATTTACGCTTTCGGGGTGGTGGTGCGCGTCGCCCACGACAATGATCCACACGAAGAAAAACCCTATTACGGCGAGTGGGGCCACTGGCTGCGGGCTTACGGCGTGGCCGCTGACCGCCTCGCCCGGCACGGCGAAGGTGAGCGTCCGGCGCTGGAGCAGGCCCGCGCCGCCCTGCCGCCCGACATTCTCAGCGATTGGCTGGGCACCCGGCAGCGCAACCACGCCCTGCACCTCGCCGCGCTGGACTTGGTGGAGGCGGGCGTCATCGAACACCTCTGCCTGACGCTGGACGACACCGCCGAGTACGGACTGGCCGCACTGGACCGCCGCGCCTTGGAGGGGCAAACTGACGCGTTGGACCTCTGGAGCCAGGTGGACATCTACCCCGGAGCCGACGAAGTGCCCTGCGCCCTGATCGCCCGCGCCCTGAGTCCTGAACCGCAACGCGCTTACGTGATTTACAGCGGCCTTAATGGTCAAAACGCCGAGATGATTTACGAAGACCGGCCCGCTGGCGAGCTGGTTCGCGCCCACCTGCGGGCGGCAGGCTGCCGGATGGCTGACACGCCCGCTGAGGCCGACTTCGTGCTGATGGTCAACACTCCCGGCAAGCGGCAAGCCAACCGTCAGCCGGATTTTGCCAGCGTGGACACTGCTGAGCGCCACCTCCCCGCCTTCGTTGACCGCCTGGCCGAGGAGCTGGCCGCCGGACGCCGCACCGTACTGGCTGACATCGCCTATCCCAACGGTGCCGAGCGGCGGCTGTGGGCCATGCTGCAAGGCTTGCCCCTTGCCAAGCTCGCCAGCTACTCGGCCTGGAATACAGCGGGCAACACACTGGGCAGCGCCGTGGCGTTCGGCAAACTTTCCGGCAACATCGTCAGCCGCGCCGCGCAAGTTCAGGCCCTCTTTTCGCAGATGGTGGACGACGCGCTGTATCAGGCGTTCGTGCGCTCCGAGGTGCGGAGCAAGCTGGACGCGCCGAGTCCTTACGATTTAGGGGGGCAGCGTGCGGAGGCCGAAGCGGAGTTGCAGTCAATTATCACGTCGCAGATTTGGGCGCTGTGGGAGCGGCATTTCGCAGGCAGCGGCCTGAAGCTGGACGTGGGAGCGGCGCATCTGGCGTGGCCGCGACTGTTTACCGGCGTGTTTCCGCTGACGGTGAGCGAGTGA
- a CDS encoding carbohydrate ABC transporter permease gives MSLTRPPLRQSTDTPQSAGRRSRTIRTTLLAYGFMLPFLALLMLYHTWPVIFGTYLAFTKYNIISPPEFVGLDNFRELIKDQQFWSGVVNSLKYLLVVPFIQLLSIGVAMLVNRPLKGISFFRTAYYVPVVTSFAVVGLIWTWMYQQSGPVNFVLMHLGLMQRDSSLLNNPGSALYAVMFVTLWKGIGYYMVLYLAGLQSIGRELEEAAVIDGATRWQVFVNITLPGLRPTILVCSLMSTISAVKVFEEIFVMTQGGPVGSTYTALFFNYAKAFQDFRYGYAAAAGIVVAVISLVFGLINFKMTRGGRVDG, from the coding sequence TTGAGCCTCACCCGTCCCCCCCTCCGCCAGAGCACGGACACCCCCCAAAGCGCAGGCCGCCGCAGCCGCACCATTCGCACTACGCTGCTGGCCTACGGTTTCATGCTGCCGTTTCTGGCACTGCTGATGCTGTACCACACCTGGCCGGTCATCTTCGGCACGTATCTGGCGTTTACCAAGTACAACATCATCTCGCCGCCGGAGTTTGTCGGGCTGGACAATTTCCGCGAACTCATCAAGGATCAGCAGTTCTGGAGCGGCGTCGTCAACAGCCTCAAGTACCTGCTGGTGGTGCCGTTTATCCAGCTTCTCAGCATTGGCGTGGCCATGCTGGTCAACCGGCCCCTGAAAGGCATCAGCTTTTTTCGCACTGCCTACTATGTGCCCGTGGTGACCTCGTTCGCGGTGGTCGGCCTGATCTGGACCTGGATGTACCAGCAGTCCGGCCCGGTCAACTTCGTACTGATGCACCTCGGCTTGATGCAGCGCGACAGCAGCCTGCTCAACAACCCCGGCTCGGCGCTCTACGCGGTGATGTTCGTGACGCTGTGGAAGGGCATCGGCTATTACATGGTGCTGTATCTGGCGGGCCTGCAAAGCATCGGGCGCGAGCTGGAGGAAGCGGCGGTGATCGACGGAGCCACGCGCTGGCAGGTCTTTGTAAATATCACCTTGCCGGGCCTGCGCCCCACCATTTTGGTGTGCAGCCTGATGAGCACCATCAGCGCCGTCAAAGTCTTTGAGGAAATCTTCGTGATGACGCAGGGCGGGCCAGTCGGCAGCACCTATACGGCCCTATTTTTTAATTATGCCAAGGCCTTTCAAGACTTCCGCTACGGCTACGCGGCGGCGGCGGGCATCGTGGTGGCGGTCATCAGTCTGGTGTTTGGGCTGATCAACTTCAAGATGACTCGCGGCGGGCGGGTGGACGGTTAA
- a CDS encoding GNAT family N-acetyltransferase, with product MSLLSGLTVRPRLPQDLPTLYRWLYAEPNPEWQRWDGPYFSKQRSKLSFEAYAERADVNPWNEDQQIVALGSECIGFLSRFEEAPSGGGWYELGVVIFDPQHWSSGLGTRALSLWTAATFAEKPAHLITLSTWSGNARMIRAAERVGYRECARIPEARNWDGQRWDSVKLGMLRREFESAHLAP from the coding sequence GTGAGTCTCTTGTCTGGCCTGACTGTCCGCCCCCGCTTGCCCCAAGATTTGCCGACGCTCTACCGCTGGCTGTACGCCGAACCAAACCCCGAGTGGCAGCGCTGGGACGGGCCTTACTTTTCCAAACAGCGTTCCAAACTCAGCTTTGAAGCTTACGCCGAACGGGCCGACGTAAATCCTTGGAATGAAGATCAGCAGATCGTGGCGCTCGGCAGCGAGTGCATCGGCTTTCTCAGCCGCTTCGAGGAGGCTCCCTCAGGCGGCGGCTGGTACGAACTCGGCGTGGTGATTTTTGATCCGCAGCACTGGAGCAGCGGCCTCGGCACGCGGGCGCTGAGCCTCTGGACAGCCGCCACCTTTGCCGAGAAGCCCGCCCATCTCATCACCCTGAGCACCTGGAGCGGTAATGCCCGAATGATCCGCGCCGCCGAGCGGGTCGGCTACCGCGAGTGCGCCCGCATTCCCGAAGCCCGAAACTGGGACGGTCAGCGCTGGGACAGCGTCAAGCTGGGCATGCTGCGGCGGGAGTTTGAGAGCGCCCACTTGGCTCCTTAG